In the Sinomonas cyclohexanicum genome, GAAGCGCTTGACGCCGAGGCGCTGCGCGTTCGAGTCGCGGCCGTTGCGGGTGGAGCTTGCGCCCTTCTTATGTGCCATGAGCTATGCCTCCCTGAGGAATTCTTGAGACTGACGTGGGACCGACGCGACTCAGGCGTCGATGCCGGTGATCTTGACCTTGGTCAGCTCCTGGCGGTGGCCCTGGCGCTTCTTGTACCCGGTCTTGTTCTTGTACTTCTGGATGACGATCTTCGGACCGCGCAGGTCCTCGAGGACCTCGGCCGTGACCTTCACCTTGGCCAGCTCCTTGGCTGCCGAGGTGACCTTGTCGCCATCCACCAGGAGGAGGGCGGGCAGCTCAATGGTGCTGCCGGCCTCACCGGCCACGCGGTTGAGGGTGACGAAGTCTCCGACGGAAACCTTCTCCTGACGGCCGCCGGCGCGGACAATCGCGTACACCACTGGGGAACTCACTTCTCTCGACGATATTTCTAAAAGCTCTTTGCGCGCGGCGCCCGGCGTCCGTGCCCTGCACGGCGCGTCAGGCGCCCAACTGTGCTTTCTGCCGTGAGCCCGCGAGGGGAATCCCTGGGAGTGAAAACCCAAGTGACGGCGCAAGCACCGAGGATCAAGAATACGCTAGTCCCGCGCCCAGCCG is a window encoding:
- the rplU gene encoding large ribosomal subunit protein bL21, which translates into the protein MVYAIVRAGGRQEKVSVGDFVTLNRVAGEAGSTIELPALLLVDGDKVTSAAKELAKVKVTAEVLEDLRGPKIVIQKYKNKTGYKKRQGHRQELTKVKITGIDA